A stretch of Paenibacillus peoriae DNA encodes these proteins:
- a CDS encoding tail tape measure protein: MNFRRASGSMFDDFVSGSRRARESADDLGRRIGGASDEVRRMNQIQLDDIFRRARAGADDLRRSADRADSEIRSIRDAHVKLRAEDSISPVVDQVSDKISALAALAGGIVLGSGVGDSMFGGVSDYSREAARSAAYMPENFRQQSLSTVDDLVRKAIIPDRVEGTRQLADAAPLVQDKSKMSDFVSASAKIQYIRPDAGAEEVQRALSQASNSFKESYSQVADSMMYAYKEVGDKQQDLFDTFWEYSPYFSSSGTDSEQMSNFLTQTVKGGAFNFDKPADFFKETFGVKALNTGDMANYFISRGAGKDEAQRQASSFTDDINSGDKQRAQGAIAALVGDLASQTRSQLKQSLVTLGSGAGEDNADSILKTFGTAFQKAPDMKGTTDNLLRKQQAADPMTEMKQTRAEMSLQMQEIGTNIAQAALPALKEFNALLVQNKDNIQALGMGITSAITGATSFYKDHFKAINTALMGLAAVLVAKKLWSFAQGVKKFNDDLSTAAKWVGEKGKAGANATGRGVKAGWNWIRRKPPEPPTPPPEETPAQRAARIRERMGGRGVRRQLSGNRNPVDDRIGGLRSVASMTVNATKVYINGSVSGGGDGDGGGDGGDRDRDRNRRRNRRGGRRGAGGGRRRIRINGPRPTPPNPPNPNPSPRGSRDNPYRVRRPVPPNPPPPPSPPSGGGRLRGFLKGAGKAAKVGGIVGTVASVAAGAYDLYQASKEKGLREAVSTQGGAMVGGVAGGAIGGAFGSVLGPLGTMAGAYIGNVVGEKIGKFADESGATRWVVDKAVGVFDSVKDTWGGVKDWFTGKKEEKPGPPPEAKITINNLTEQKQKRLQQIGDDVRKSIVDKGLKEGLKTVAEQPEVKQRLNALKNTFGAVWKMGDSSKAQKSIKDVGTASKSSADEVAKGAVKNKQSFNSVSAAAKTAVDKTTQYLLSLKNVSSQGNSWGSDLMSHFIAGMRGQLPTLSSVVSSVAVVLKKMKDAKDTNSGGGGTTPKPKPRPYAQGGFVNRPHVGLVGEAGPEMIIPLSANRRSRGRELWERAGIIMGVRPYANGGQVGRPSLIGASSMMPMAQMLNPSVSAAPKSISIENINIDFGELAKGITDFVEFAKMFSSPQGRALIRKVVGEELIRVLENGG, encoded by the coding sequence ATGAATTTTCGTCGGGCATCGGGCAGCATGTTTGATGATTTTGTGTCCGGTAGCCGACGAGCGAGGGAATCTGCCGACGATTTGGGCCGAAGAATTGGCGGTGCTTCAGACGAAGTACGGCGTATGAATCAGATCCAACTCGATGATATTTTTCGTCGTGCGCGTGCTGGAGCTGATGATCTTAGGCGTTCTGCTGATCGAGCGGATTCGGAAATACGAAGTATCCGGGACGCTCATGTTAAGCTACGGGCCGAGGATTCGATTAGTCCAGTCGTTGACCAGGTATCCGACAAGATTTCAGCGTTGGCAGCGTTGGCAGGTGGGATTGTGCTTGGTAGCGGCGTGGGTGACTCTATGTTTGGGGGCGTGTCCGATTACAGCCGTGAGGCGGCGCGAAGTGCGGCTTACATGCCAGAAAACTTTCGTCAGCAGAGCCTTAGTACGGTAGATGACTTGGTTAGAAAGGCCATTATTCCAGATCGAGTGGAAGGCACTCGACAACTTGCGGATGCAGCTCCTTTAGTACAGGACAAGTCCAAGATGAGTGACTTCGTAAGTGCGTCTGCTAAAATCCAGTACATTCGCCCGGATGCCGGAGCTGAGGAAGTACAGCGGGCGCTGTCTCAAGCGTCTAACAGTTTTAAAGAATCCTACAGCCAAGTGGCTGATTCTATGATGTACGCCTATAAGGAAGTGGGCGACAAACAACAGGATCTGTTCGATACGTTCTGGGAATACAGCCCGTATTTCTCCAGCAGCGGCACCGACTCAGAACAAATGAGTAATTTTCTAACACAGACGGTGAAGGGTGGAGCCTTCAACTTCGACAAGCCAGCCGATTTTTTCAAAGAGACGTTTGGCGTCAAAGCGCTGAATACAGGGGATATGGCGAATTACTTTATCAGTCGTGGAGCAGGGAAGGATGAGGCCCAACGTCAGGCGTCATCCTTTACGGATGATATCAATTCAGGTGATAAACAGCGTGCGCAGGGAGCCATTGCGGCATTGGTCGGGGATTTGGCTAGTCAAACGCGGAGCCAGCTAAAACAATCCCTTGTCACTTTGGGTTCCGGTGCTGGTGAGGACAATGCTGATTCTATCCTGAAGACGTTTGGCACGGCTTTTCAAAAGGCTCCAGACATGAAAGGAACGACTGATAATTTGCTTCGTAAGCAGCAAGCTGCTGATCCGATGACGGAAATGAAGCAAACTCGTGCTGAAATGAGCCTGCAAATGCAAGAGATTGGAACCAATATTGCTCAAGCAGCCCTTCCAGCTTTGAAGGAGTTTAACGCATTACTGGTGCAGAATAAGGACAACATTCAGGCGCTCGGCATGGGGATAACCAGTGCCATAACCGGAGCGACTAGCTTCTATAAAGATCATTTTAAAGCCATAAATACTGCCTTAATGGGGTTGGCTGCTGTACTGGTAGCTAAGAAGTTATGGTCCTTTGCACAAGGAGTAAAGAAGTTCAACGATGATCTTTCGACTGCTGCTAAATGGGTAGGAGAGAAGGGGAAAGCGGGGGCAAATGCAACAGGCAGGGGAGTCAAAGCCGGTTGGAATTGGATTCGACGGAAACCTCCCGAACCTCCAACTCCACCACCCGAAGAAACGCCAGCCCAACGTGCTGCCCGTATACGGGAGCGAATGGGCGGTCGCGGTGTCAGACGCCAATTGAGCGGAAACCGTAACCCTGTCGATGATCGTATTGGCGGTTTACGCTCTGTTGCTTCGATGACTGTTAATGCAACCAAAGTTTATATTAACGGGTCTGTATCCGGTGGTGGAGACGGTGACGGCGGCGGTGATGGTGGTGACCGCGACAGAGATCGCAACCGTAGGCGGAACCGACGTGGAGGACGTAGGGGAGCAGGAGGCGGTAGACGCCGTATACGTATTAATGGCCCTCGTCCCACCCCACCAAATCCACCTAACCCGAACCCAAGCCCCAGGGGATCGCGTGATAATCCATATCGTGTCCGTCGTCCTGTTCCTCCAAATCCACCGCCACCACCGAGTCCGCCTTCTGGCGGTGGCCGTCTGAGAGGTTTCCTGAAAGGAGCAGGTAAAGCGGCTAAAGTTGGCGGTATTGTTGGAACAGTCGCAAGCGTGGCCGCGGGTGCTTACGATCTATACCAGGCATCTAAGGAAAAGGGCCTGCGCGAGGCTGTATCTACTCAGGGCGGTGCTATGGTTGGCGGTGTAGCTGGCGGTGCTATTGGCGGTGCTTTTGGGTCTGTTCTTGGTCCGCTTGGCACAATGGCCGGTGCATACATCGGAAACGTCGTCGGTGAAAAGATTGGGAAATTTGCGGATGAGAGTGGCGCTACTCGTTGGGTAGTAGATAAGGCAGTCGGAGTCTTTGATTCAGTAAAAGACACTTGGGGCGGTGTTAAAGACTGGTTCACAGGCAAGAAGGAAGAGAAGCCCGGCCCCCCTCCTGAAGCCAAAATTACGATCAACAATCTGACTGAGCAGAAGCAGAAGCGTCTTCAACAGATTGGCGACGATGTGCGCAAAAGCATAGTCGATAAAGGTCTTAAAGAGGGACTGAAAACTGTTGCTGAACAGCCAGAAGTCAAGCAACGCCTTAATGCGCTTAAAAATACATTCGGCGCTGTTTGGAAAATGGGTGACAGCAGCAAAGCCCAAAAGAGTATTAAAGATGTAGGAACCGCTTCTAAGAGCAGCGCGGATGAGGTGGCCAAAGGGGCAGTAAAAAATAAACAGAGTTTTAATAGTGTCAGCGCTGCTGCAAAAACAGCCGTGGATAAGACCACGCAATATCTGTTGTCACTTAAAAACGTATCGAGCCAGGGCAATAGCTGGGGAAGTGATCTTATGTCCCATTTTATTGCTGGTATGCGCGGCCAGCTCCCCACGTTGTCTTCCGTTGTCAGTTCCGTTGCAGTAGTCCTTAAAAAGATGAAGGACGCAAAAGACACTAATTCTGGCGGTGGTGGCACTACACCGAAGCCTAAGCCAAGACCTTATGCTCAAGGTGGATTTGTTAATCGCCCTCATGTTGGGCTAGTGGGTGAAGCTGGTCCGGAAATGATAATTCCATTGTCGGCCAACCGTCGCAGTCGTGGCCGGGAGCTATGGGAACGGGCTGGGATTATTATGGGTGTACGTCCATATGCAAACGGCGGCCAAGTCGGACGGCCAAGCCTGATCGGTGCGTCCAGTATGATGCCGATGGCACAGATGCTTAATCCATCCGTTTCGGCTGCCCCGAAGTCAATAAGCATTGAGAATATCAATATTGATTTCGGTGAACTCGCGAAGGGAATAACCGACTTTGTAGAATTTGCAAAAATGTTTAGTAGTCCGCAAGGTCGAGCGTTGATTCGCAAGGTGGTTGGTGAGGAATTGATTAGAGTATTGGAGAATGGAGGATAA